The DNA segment TGCGAATATTATCAATGACTCGAATAAAAATGGGCTGCATTAAAAGTTGAGCTTGTTCCCAGGCATGGGTATTTTTAAATTTTGGTTTCATTGTATTTTAGTTATTTAGCTTGACTCTGAAAATTAACGAATGTTCCGTCAGAGGGCATCTTTGCGTCCCTTGAATTTTCGCAGCCCAAGCACCAATAACTAAGGTATGTCCTGTCTTTCGGTTGTTCTGCGATCTCGAAGAGCCGCTACGCGATCGCGCAATTGCATGAGGTCGATTGGATAAGTTCAGACTTTCTTACCCCCCCTCAATTTCAATTTGCAATTTTTTTATCCCGATCTCACAATGCTAAAGCTGGAAAGTGTATGTCAAGATTAATTGTGATACCCTTAAGCGCATCTTCTCATGATCGGTAAATTACTGGACGGGCGTTACCAAATTATTCAAACTTTAGGATCGGGTGGATTCGGTCAAACCTTTTTGGCACGAGATACTCGCCGCCCTGGGGATCCGATCTGCGTGGTCAAGCACCTGAAGCCCATCAGTAGCGATCTTGATTTCTTGGCAACGGCACGGCGTTTATTCAAGAGCGAAGCAGAAACTCTCGAACGTTTGGGGAATCACGATCAAATTCCTCGGTTGCTGGCATATTTTGAGGAAGAGCAAGAATTTTATTTGGTTCAAGACTATGTGGAAGGTCCGACGCTGACAACGGAGTTGTTGCCAGAACAGCCTTGGACGGAAAACCAGACGATCCAGATGTTACAGGGGGTTTTACCCGTTCTGGAATTCGTCCACAATCAGGGGGTGATTCATCGCGATATCAAACCGGACAATATTTTACGCCGTCAGACAGATCGGAAATTGGTGCTGGTGGATTTTGGGGCGGTCAAGAAGACGGTCGGCACGCAAACCATTAGTTATACGGTCGCGATTGGTACGCCCGGTTATATGGCGAGCGAACAGGCGAAGGGTCAACCGCGTCCCAGTAGCGATATCTATGGGTTGGGCGCGATCGCGATTCAAGGGTTAACGGGGATCAATCCCAGTCAATTCCAATACGATCCCCACACCGGAGAAATTCTTTGGCAACATCTCGCTCGCGTCAATCCGCGTTTGATGGCAATTATTGTGGGAATGGTGCGCTATCATTTTCGCGATCGCTATAAATCTGCAAGAGAGGTGTTGCAGGCGCTGGATCAACTGAGCGTTCCCCTCGCACCAACGCAAAATCCAGGGATGAACCTCTCGCCACTCCCTCAAACGCCGCCTCCCATCGCACCGGTTAATACGCCACCTCCTGCGCCCTCTCTGCCCCTCTCTCAGAAGCAAACCTACGCGGTGGGTGGAATCAACCCAGATCCCACTATTTCCCCCGTTCCGGCTCGAACTGACTTGCCTGCAAGGAGCAGAAGGCGCGATCGTCTGCCGTTGATCATGGGAGGGGTGACACTCGCTGTTCTTGTTTCGATCGTTTCTGGGGTCACTTGGGCGCTGCGGCAATATACGCCTCCGGAGAGGAATACACGAGAGAATAATCCCTCCCTTTTTGGTAGGAAAAAAGAGACGTGTAAGGTGGTTATTCCAGAGCTGAATGTTCGTCCGGAACCGGGAACGGGGCAAATTCCGGTAACCAGTGTAACGAAGGGAACCACCTTAGTTCTGACGGGGAATGAGGAAAACGGCTGGTTAGAAATTCGAGATCCGGCGGATGGATGGGTTTTTAACGAAGCAAAGTACATCGACTGTTCTGGGACGAGTAAAGTAGCAGAAAAGCCTAAACCGACTCCCACGCCGACTCCAACCCCCAAACCCTCTCCCACTCCCACGCCAACACCGAAGGTCGATAATGGATTGGATCTTTTAGCAAAGGCGAGAGAGAAGTATCAAGCGGGAGATTTCCTCGCCGCGATCGCGCAATTGCAAGCGATTCCGCGTAACAGCCAAGCGTATCGGGAGGCGCAAAACGCGATTGGGAATTGGCGCAGAACCTGGACTCAAGCGGAACAGCGCTTTAACCGCGCGCAACGTGCTTTCGATCAGGGAAGATGGGATGACGCGATCGCCTATGGCAATACGAAGTTGCCCGATAACACCTACTGGCGCAAGAAGTTTGAGGAGTTGAGCAATCGCGCC comes from the Lusitaniella coriacea LEGE 07157 genome and includes:
- a CDS encoding protein kinase domain-containing protein encodes the protein MIGKLLDGRYQIIQTLGSGGFGQTFLARDTRRPGDPICVVKHLKPISSDLDFLATARRLFKSEAETLERLGNHDQIPRLLAYFEEEQEFYLVQDYVEGPTLTTELLPEQPWTENQTIQMLQGVLPVLEFVHNQGVIHRDIKPDNILRRQTDRKLVLVDFGAVKKTVGTQTISYTVAIGTPGYMASEQAKGQPRPSSDIYGLGAIAIQGLTGINPSQFQYDPHTGEILWQHLARVNPRLMAIIVGMVRYHFRDRYKSAREVLQALDQLSVPLAPTQNPGMNLSPLPQTPPPIAPVNTPPPAPSLPLSQKQTYAVGGINPDPTISPVPARTDLPARSRRRDRLPLIMGGVTLAVLVSIVSGVTWALRQYTPPERNTRENNPSLFGRKKETCKVVIPELNVRPEPGTGQIPVTSVTKGTTLVLTGNEENGWLEIRDPADGWVFNEAKYIDCSGTSKVAEKPKPTPTPTPTPKPSPTPTPTPKVDNGLDLLAKAREKYQAGDFLAAIAQLQAIPRNSQAYREAQNAIGNWRRTWTQAEQRFNRAQRAFDQGRWDDAIAYGNTKLPDNTYWRKKFEELSNRARRRKAEEEVESPAPEPSPEPDNPEPPEKPQKELPETPNPSPSPVEDSGGDLESLLND